Below is a window of Desulfomicrobium macestii DNA.
CCGTCCATGGCTTCGACAGCCAGACGGCCCTGGTCATGGGCATAGGAATATCCGGCGTCGCCCACCGGGGACACATAGACAAATCCAACTTTCATGTCTTCGGCGAAGCAGGTTGATCCCAGGGCCAAAAAGGCCAGCAGGAACAAGGGCAAACATTTTCGCATCATCCGTCCTCCGTAATGTGTTGCTGCAAGGGGTGGCCCCGGGGCACGATGCCCATTCGTGGGGAGAGTTCCAAGCACATGGCACATAGCCAATACCCTCTAAGCTGGCAACAGGCAGGTGGCCATGCTTTCATCCATGTAAACCGGACAAATGTCAGACAGTTATTGACAAGAACGCGAAAAGTCCGGAAAAAACAGACAATAATTAAAGGCGTGCCGGGACTTGGTTTTTTCCCATTCTGTATTAACCTGTTGAAATCAAGATATATTGATGCCTCCGGCACGGTTCTGTCATACTGTCTTACATTCGCCCCGCAGGATAGCCTCAGAGAAGGGAGTAAACATGTCCAAAGACACGATGATAAGTTTCAGGACCACGGAAGATTTCAGCAAATCGCTGAAAAAATTTGCCAAGAAGAACAAGGTCACGCTTTCGGGTTTTATCGACGCCGTCTTGCAGGATTTTCTTCAGTCCCAGGCGGGACAGGAAATCCTGCTGGAGGATCGGCGCAGATTCCCGCGTCAGCACAAGGCCATCCCGGCCATCATCAGCGGTCAGATCGGCTCGCAAAAATATTTCCATGCCAGCAAGATAACCAATCTGTCCCTGGGCGGGATCAACCTCGTCGTGCCCAAGAACGGCGACGGCTGCAACCTGGCCGACCAGGAGCTGGACTCTTTTGATGTCGTTTTCGCCTTGCCGCGGGAAGACCGGCCCATCACCATCCAGTGTCAGGGCAAGAGGGTTTTCCAGACTTCGGACTGCTATCAGGTCGGTGCCAGCTTCGACGACACCGATCTGGACAGCTATCAGGCCCTGCAGAGCTACCTCTACTGATTTTTATGGCCATGGTTGAGGTTTCGCGCCCCGGGACACGCAGGTGTTCCGGGGCGGTTTTGCGACTGGGTGGACGGTATGGACAAGCTGGACCGCATGGGCGGAGGGCTTACACTTCCAGCCATCTGCGCAGGTGTTCCGTTTCATCTTTCCAGCGCGGGCTGAAGCGCAGGTCGAGGAAGCGTGCGTAGACCAGATCCAGATAATCCATGCATTTTTCCAGCAGATAGATCTTTTCGAGGATGCGTCCGTCGGGGTCTTCGCCTTCCTCCAGCTTCATCTCGACCTTGGGAGTTTTGAGGCCCTGCAGGGTGAAGTTGGCCGCGTCCAGGAGTACCTGCCAGCTGACCTCGTCCCGCTCGACGCGGACCTTGGCCTTGTTGACCTTCTTTCCGTTGCGAAGCCCCATGCGTGCCTCGCGCAGTTCGGCCATGGGCCCGCTGCACACTGCCGTTTCCCTGGCCTCTCCCTCGCCGCCCTGAACCGAGACCTTCTGCTCCACCGTGACCGAGAAGGCCTCGCCTTCCTTGGTCCGGAAAAGTCCGTTGCTGGTTTCACTGGCAAACCACAGCCAGGTCAGAAACTCCTGTCCCAGAAGGAGGCTCACTGTTTCCGCGCGTTCAAGATCCATCATGCACCTCCCTGGGCGAAAACGGTCGGTTCAAAATCGTCGAGTTCGGCCTGACGCTCGGCCCCAAGGGTGCTGAGAGCCAGGAAATAAGGGGTCAGCGGCTCCAGATTGAGGCCGAAGGTGTGCGTGAAAAGTTCCTCGAAGAGTTCGGTCAGCTTGGACTGGGTTGAGGCGATGTAGACCAGTTGCCTGGTCGTGTCCCAGACCACGTCGAAACAGGCCGGGATGGGCAGGGTCCGGGCGCGCAGGCGCAGCTCGACCTGCTCGCGGATCTCGGTCTTCTGCTCTTTGGTCAGAAATTTCTTGCCCTGATCGCGCATGGATCGCATGGCCTCGTTCACGGCCACGGCGAAATGCTTTTTCATGACCGCGGGCGGCACACGGCGCGTGTCCAGACGCAGGGTGAAGGTCAGGTATGGGCCTTTTTCTGGCGGGCACAGGGCAAACTCCGGATCGAGCATGTTGTCGAAGGAGACCCAGCCGAAGCTGCGCTCCTCGGCACTGGCGTCGATGTCGCGGAAGGCGTTGCGTTTGAGCCGCTCGTCCACTTCGTGCCAGAGGCTCGAAGGGATATCATCCTCCACAATGCGGTAGCGCGTGATTCCCACGCTTGCTGACATGAATCCCAAGGCGTCCTCCCCGCCGTCTTCGTCTTTGTGCTTTGACGGCATCTTGGTTTTGTTTAAAGGTCTATATTCATCACTCGAATTTTACGGAGTTCCCATGTCCAAAGCGATCTGCATACACGGTCATTTTTACCAGCCGCCCCGTTTCGACCCCTGGCTTGAAGACGTGCTGCCGGAAGAAGGCGCCGCCCCGGAACACGACTGGAACGCACGGATCACCAAGGAAAGCTATGCTCCCCTGGCCTGGGCGCGGCGTCTCGACGGCACGGGCATGATCACCGAGCTTGTCAATTGCTATGCATGGATGAGCTTCAATTTCGGCCCCACCCTGCTGCGCTGGATGGAGCTTCATGCTCCCGAGACCTACACGCGCATTCTGGAGGGGGACAGGCAGAGCCTTGAGCGTCTGGGACACGGCAATGCCCTGGCTCAAGTGTACCATCACTCCATCATGCCCTTGGCGACGGAATTGGACAAGGACCTGGAGATAGCCTGGGCCGTCCAGGATTTCCGGACTCGCTTCGGTCGGGAGCCCGAGGGCATGTGGCTGGCCGAGACCGCCGTGGATCTTCCGACCCTCGACGCCCTGGCCAAGGCCGGCATCCGCTTCACCATCCTGGCTCCTCGTCAGGCTCGGGCCATTCTCGGGACAGACGGGGCATTTCATCCCGTGACCGAAGACAGCCTCGACACCACGCGGCCCTATCTGGTCAGGCTCCCACAAGGCAAGTCAATAAGCGTGTTTTTTTATGACGGGGCCGTCTCCAGGGCCGTGGCCTTCGAGCGCCTGCTTGGCAGCGGAGAAAATTTCTGGACCAGGCTGTCCGGCTTCTTTTCCGTGGGGCTCGGCAACATCGCCACGGATGGAGAGTCCTACGGGCATCATTTCAAATTCGGCGAAATGGCGCTGGCCTATGTCATTCAGCAGGCCAGAGAGGGGCGCGACGAAGTCGGGCTGACCAACTACGGCGCCTACCTTGCGGCGCATCCGGCCATGGACGAGGTGCAGATCCATGAAAACACCTCCTGGAGTTGCGTGCACGGAGTGGAGCGCTGGAAAACGCACTGCGGGTGCTCTGACGGCAGCCACCCGGATTGGGTGCAGGATTGGCGCAGGCCGTTGCGGCGTTGTCTCAATTATTTGAAATACTATGCTGACGAGCATTTTTTCAAACGGGGTGGCGCATTTTTTCGCGACAGCGGCCTGGCCCTGCGGGAGTACGGGCTGGTTCTGGCCGGGAGCGAAGACTTGGAATCGTTTCTTGAAAGGCAATGCCTGCCCGGCCTTGAGCAGGCGCAGCGCACCGACGCCTGCCGGTTGCTGCTCATGCAGCGGCTGGCCCTGGCCGCTTTTTCCAGCTGTGCCTGGTTTTTTGATGACATTGCCCGAATCGAACCGCTCAATGGCCTGACCTCCGCCAGACGCGCCCTGGACCTGCTCGCGGCCACGGGCGGCCCGGATGTGGAAGCCGGGTTTGTGCGCGTGCTGGCCGAAGCCCAGTCGAACATGCGTGACGAATGGGACGGAGCGGTCCTGTGGGAAAAAATGGTCACGCCCAGGAGACCGTCTTTAAAGGAGTTTGCCGCGTATCCGCGCCGTTTTCCGGCGGCAGGCGACCGGCCCGAGATGGCCTGGCCGGGCGTTCGGCTTGAGCTTGAACCCTTGGGACAGGGACACAGGCTGCGCTGCTTCTGGACCCGGACCCTGGAGGAGGAAACGGCCGTGCTGTCAGGGCCGGAAGAATTTTCGGCGCACTCCCGGCACAAGGCCGAGGTGGGCTTTCGTCTGGCCAGGGAGCATGAACGGGAACTTTTGCGGCAATCCTGCCTGCTCGCCCGTGAAATGGCGCCACTGTTGTCCGGTTTCGCCGATGGGCAAAGCGTGTCCCAGGAGCTTTTGGCCATGCAGATTCCAGGGCTGGTCTGGAACTGGCTTTTTGAAGGAGTGGAGTTGCCGCGTGGCATGCAGGATTCTCTTGCGTCATGGTTCGCGGTCAACACGGGTATCCGCAAACTGCTGGAACGCCTGATCGAGGAGCGTGGCACCGAGATGGCCCTGTCCCTGCCGGGTCAGGCCCACGCGCTGGTGGAGTTGATCACCCGCTCACGCCATCTGGGGCTGTCCATTTATTGGTGGGAGGTCCAGAACAAGGTCATGGCCGTGCCGAACAGGGGCGTGCACGTGGAGCTGTGCATGCTGCTGGGGCTCTCCTAGGCGGCCGTCCAAAAACCATTCTGGACTGCGTTGCTCACCTGGTGCTGACCTCCCGCACAATCTCCAGGAGGGCCATGGACTCCGCCCTCCCGCACGCGTGAGGGTTTTGAAACTCGCAGAGCTTGCTCAGTCGGCCTCTTATAGCAACTTGGATAGTAATTTAACCAAGTCCTGGACTCGGCCCCGAAAGCCCGATATAAGGACGGCCATGAGCATGACCGTCATCACCCGCATCAAAGGCCTCTCAGCGCGTCAGTACGTGGGCCAAAGGGCTCACGACCTGCGCGTCGAGGCCGAGGACATCGGGGAGGATCTGGCTGGCGAGGAGCCCCTGTCGGAGCCTCGCCGCCACCTGGTCCCCGACTACGTGGACACCACGAGATCAACCCTCCACACGGTTTTCATCAGCGCCGAGAAGGTGCCAGACCACGAGGGCCTCCACGCCCTCAATGAGAAGATGAAGGTCGCCGCCAAAAAGCGCACCGCCAAACGCTACGCTAAGGCCAAGGCCTCTGGAGATGAGGCCGCCATCGAGGCGGCGTGGAAGGCCAAACAGGCTTGCCGGCAGAGGTACAAGCGAGACGAAATCGTCGCCATTAGCGTCTTCATAGGTTTCGGTGCCGAGGCTCAGCCCATCTTCGAAGCCCTTGACCCCGCCGAGCAAGACCGCTTGTTCCAAGAGGCTATCGAGGCCGTGCGCCAGGACATGGGTGCGAAGCTGATCAGCGCGGTGGTCCACCGCGACGAATACACCCCTCACGTGCAGGTCATGTTTATGGCCGTGGCCACGTCTGGCGCCAAGGTCCGCTACAAGCCCGACGATTGCAGCCGCCTGCAGGACATCGCCGCCGCGCCCTTTGCGCACCTCGGCTTCCACCGAGGCACGCGGAAAGAGGAGCGCGAAGCGCGAGGCGAAACTACCGCAACGACCAAGCATAAGAGCGTCAAGCAACTCCAGCGGGAACTGCCCCGCCAGCTCGCCGCCGCGAAAGCCGCCCTAGCTGCGGCCGAGGGCTCCGTCGAGCAGGTCCAAGCGCAGCTCCAGGCCGACCAAGCAGCAATGGCCGCCGCCCAGGCCGAGCTAGTGGCAACCACTGCCGCCGTGGCGCAGATCCGGACGCAGCTCCAGGCCGACCAAGCCTCTGTCGAGGCCGCGCGGGCCGCGCAGACTCAGGCCGAGGCAGCCGTGACACAAGCCCAGACCAGGCTGCAGGGTAGCCAGGCCCAGGCCGAGGCGCTGGCCGCCGAGTACGAGCGCACCCAGCTTGGCCTGGAGGGAGCCCAAGCACAGGTGGACCGGCTGCGCACGGTCCTGTCGAAGACACTGGCCCAAGCCAAGGCCGTGGCCGAGCGCCAGCACCCGGGCCAGACCTTCGAGGTCGTAACCGGCCGCGGTCCCCTCGGCATAGGCATGCGTACCGAGCAAGCGCAGCTGTACACGTCCGATGAGCTGGACGCCTACGGCCGCACAGTGGCCTTCGAGGCAGCCAGAGAAGTCCTTGTCAAGGAAAAGTCCTTGCAAGCTCGCGAAGCCGCCCTACAGGGCGAAATAGCGGCAGTCCGGAAGCGGGAGCAATCCGTGGCGGTGCGCGAGGCCGAGGTCCAACAAGCCGTGGATCTGCGCTCCGTGGCGCTGGACGCGTTCGCGCGTCTCGCTCTTGCCGGGCACCCCACGCTTGCCGAGGCCGACCCGTTGGACCAGGTGGAGGCCTGGGTGGACCGTGGGCACGACCTGGTCGACATCCGGGCCGCCGTAGCCGGTACGGCCGTCGAGGCCATGGTGCAGCGAGCTTGTGACCAGGTGCAGCAGCGCCTCGATGCCGAGGCCAAACAGCAGGCCGAGGTCGAACAGCAGGCCGAGCAGGCCCAGGGATGGGATGGGCCTTAACTGTAACTGAAAAAACAGGTTAACAATAGAGGTGCCGGATCTCCTGACCACGCCTAACCACTAAGGCCCGACGGAGGGGTCGATCATGCCTGAATAAGGGGTGCAGGGGACGAGTCCCCTGTCTGCCGGAGGCATCTTTCCCTATTCCCCTTCCATCCACCTTTTCCAGACTTTCCGCGCTCGCTCTGCGTAGAGAGCTTTGCGTTTCTTTTTGGGCGCCTTCAT
It encodes the following:
- a CDS encoding PilZ domain-containing protein produces the protein MSKDTMISFRTTEDFSKSLKKFAKKNKVTLSGFIDAVLQDFLQSQAGQEILLEDRRRFPRQHKAIPAIISGQIGSQKYFHASKITNLSLGGINLVVPKNGDGCNLADQELDSFDVVFALPREDRPITIQCQGKRVFQTSDCYQVGASFDDTDLDSYQALQSYLY
- the rdgC gene encoding recombination-associated protein RdgC is translated as MGFMSASVGITRYRIVEDDIPSSLWHEVDERLKRNAFRDIDASAEERSFGWVSFDNMLDPEFALCPPEKGPYLTFTLRLDTRRVPPAVMKKHFAVAVNEAMRSMRDQGKKFLTKEQKTEIREQVELRLRARTLPIPACFDVVWDTTRQLVYIASTQSKLTELFEELFTHTFGLNLEPLTPYFLALSTLGAERQAELDDFEPTVFAQGGA
- a CDS encoding DUF3536 domain-containing protein, with the translated sequence MSKAICIHGHFYQPPRFDPWLEDVLPEEGAAPEHDWNARITKESYAPLAWARRLDGTGMITELVNCYAWMSFNFGPTLLRWMELHAPETYTRILEGDRQSLERLGHGNALAQVYHHSIMPLATELDKDLEIAWAVQDFRTRFGREPEGMWLAETAVDLPTLDALAKAGIRFTILAPRQARAILGTDGAFHPVTEDSLDTTRPYLVRLPQGKSISVFFYDGAVSRAVAFERLLGSGENFWTRLSGFFSVGLGNIATDGESYGHHFKFGEMALAYVIQQAREGRDEVGLTNYGAYLAAHPAMDEVQIHENTSWSCVHGVERWKTHCGCSDGSHPDWVQDWRRPLRRCLNYLKYYADEHFFKRGGAFFRDSGLALREYGLVLAGSEDLESFLERQCLPGLEQAQRTDACRLLLMQRLALAAFSSCAWFFDDIARIEPLNGLTSARRALDLLAATGGPDVEAGFVRVLAEAQSNMRDEWDGAVLWEKMVTPRRPSLKEFAAYPRRFPAAGDRPEMAWPGVRLELEPLGQGHRLRCFWTRTLEEETAVLSGPEEFSAHSRHKAEVGFRLAREHERELLRQSCLLAREMAPLLSGFADGQSVSQELLAMQIPGLVWNWLFEGVELPRGMQDSLASWFAVNTGIRKLLERLIEERGTEMALSLPGQAHALVELITRSRHLGLSIYWWEVQNKVMAVPNRGVHVELCMLLGLS
- a CDS encoding plasmid recombination protein, giving the protein MDSNLTKSWTRPRKPDIRTAMSMTVITRIKGLSARQYVGQRAHDLRVEAEDIGEDLAGEEPLSEPRRHLVPDYVDTTRSTLHTVFISAEKVPDHEGLHALNEKMKVAAKKRTAKRYAKAKASGDEAAIEAAWKAKQACRQRYKRDEIVAISVFIGFGAEAQPIFEALDPAEQDRLFQEAIEAVRQDMGAKLISAVVHRDEYTPHVQVMFMAVATSGAKVRYKPDDCSRLQDIAAAPFAHLGFHRGTRKEEREARGETTATTKHKSVKQLQRELPRQLAAAKAALAAAEGSVEQVQAQLQADQAAMAAAQAELVATTAAVAQIRTQLQADQASVEAARAAQTQAEAAVTQAQTRLQGSQAQAEALAAEYERTQLGLEGAQAQVDRLRTVLSKTLAQAKAVAERQHPGQTFEVVTGRGPLGIGMRTEQAQLYTSDELDAYGRTVAFEAAREVLVKEKSLQAREAALQGEIAAVRKREQSVAVREAEVQQAVDLRSVALDAFARLALAGHPTLAEADPLDQVEAWVDRGHDLVDIRAAVAGTAVEAMVQRACDQVQQRLDAEAKQQAEVEQQAEQAQGWDGP